A part of Legionella sainthelensi genomic DNA contains:
- a CDS encoding MerR family transcriptional regulator, which translates to MTQWFVKDLSKLTGVSVQTLHHYDRIGLLTPSLRRANGYRVYSEKDLLKLQQIIALKFFGFELSQIKTLLKEESNALKHFNSQVQVLEQKAAFLLEGAKTLRSIVDAVDANQSIPWETMIQLIEVYKMTEHMEHNWVKEIFTPDELKQYAEFEKELKANTTLEQKEAFENNWHLLVEAVKKNLEQDPASALGIELGKKIMDWVNGVYGTKYAHLRTKKFEKGFGEGKGLDEVGLTPEIVSWMDKAMDAYWRDRIYGILEQVGKKPSSTLSALWHEMLIDMYGEETPRKNTIYEIVLNDDKVSSRAKAWLKISLDS; encoded by the coding sequence ATGACTCAATGGTTCGTGAAGGATTTAAGCAAATTAACTGGCGTTTCAGTGCAGACATTACATCATTATGATCGTATAGGTCTACTGACGCCTTCGTTGCGACGTGCTAATGGGTATCGTGTTTACTCTGAAAAGGATTTATTGAAATTACAACAGATTATTGCCTTGAAGTTTTTTGGTTTTGAGTTATCACAAATTAAAACCCTACTGAAAGAGGAAAGTAACGCACTCAAACATTTTAACAGTCAAGTTCAAGTGCTAGAGCAAAAAGCAGCTTTTTTACTTGAGGGAGCCAAGACTTTGAGAAGTATTGTTGATGCTGTTGATGCCAATCAATCCATTCCATGGGAAACTATGATTCAATTGATAGAGGTGTATAAAATGACAGAGCATATGGAGCATAATTGGGTTAAGGAAATATTTACTCCCGATGAGTTAAAGCAGTATGCAGAATTTGAAAAAGAACTCAAAGCGAATACAACACTTGAGCAAAAAGAAGCTTTTGAAAACAATTGGCATCTGCTAGTGGAAGCGGTAAAAAAGAATCTGGAACAAGATCCTGCTTCAGCATTGGGTATTGAGTTAGGAAAAAAGATTATGGATTGGGTTAACGGAGTATATGGTACAAAATATGCCCATTTAAGAACCAAGAAATTCGAAAAAGGGTTTGGAGAAGGAAAAGGTCTTGATGAGGTTGGATTGACACCAGAAATTGTATCATGGATGGATAAAGCGATGGATGCTTACTGGAGAGACCGAATTTATGGAATTCTTGAGCAAGTGGGAAAAAAACCTTCTTCAACCTTATCAGCGCTTTGGCATGAGATGCTTATAGATATGTATGGTGAAGAGACTCCACGCAAAAATACTATATACGAAATTGTTTTAAATGATGATAAAGTGAGTTCGCGGGCAAAAGCTTGGCTGAAAATTAGTTTAGATTCTTAA
- the blaOXA gene encoding class D beta-lactamase — translation MKKLSALLGMTLLFCASAWAQKSCFLARENQTLLKHEGDDCDQRYAPQSTFKIALSLMGFDSGILKDALHPEWPYKKEYELYLNVWKYPHNPYTWMRDSCVWYSQVLTQQLGMKRFKEYVDAFHYGNEDVSGDKGQNNGLTHAWLSSSLAISPTEQMQFLQKIVTKKLPVSRRAFEMTKDILYIQELAGGWKLYGKTGTGEQLEKDKKQKLRLRQGWFVGWIEKDNRKVAFVKHITACKESFAGLKARNEALIQLFYLINELEK, via the coding sequence ATGAAAAAATTAAGTGCACTTCTAGGTATGACACTATTATTTTGCGCCAGTGCTTGGGCTCAAAAATCCTGTTTTTTAGCAAGAGAGAATCAAACGCTATTAAAGCACGAAGGTGATGATTGCGATCAACGCTATGCACCGCAATCAACCTTCAAAATTGCCTTGAGCCTCATGGGTTTTGATTCAGGAATATTAAAAGATGCTTTGCATCCTGAATGGCCCTACAAAAAGGAGTATGAACTTTATCTCAATGTATGGAAATACCCTCACAATCCCTACACATGGATGAGAGATTCTTGTGTTTGGTATTCCCAGGTACTCACGCAACAATTAGGTATGAAGCGATTTAAGGAATATGTTGATGCCTTTCATTATGGTAATGAGGATGTTTCGGGTGACAAAGGACAGAATAATGGATTGACCCATGCTTGGCTTTCAAGTTCGCTTGCTATCTCACCAACCGAACAGATGCAATTTTTGCAAAAAATAGTCACTAAAAAATTACCTGTGAGTCGAAGAGCTTTTGAGATGACCAAAGATATTCTGTACATCCAAGAGTTAGCGGGCGGTTGGAAACTGTATGGAAAAACGGGAACGGGTGAGCAATTAGAAAAAGACAAAAAGCAAAAACTCCGTTTACGACAGGGGTGGTTTGTGGGATGGATTGAAAAGGATAATCGTAAAGTGGCCTTTGTTAAGCATATCACAGCCTGCAAAGAGAGCTTTGCAGGCTTAAAAGCCCGTAATGAAGCACTGATTCAATTATTTTATCTCATTAATGAATTGGAAAAATAA
- a CDS encoding M56 family metallopeptidase translates to MLFIEILLSIHCLLWFSSWIIGTRWLLNQPSFKLKLARFLLVSCIVSPLIVHCLNPAQKMERFNYVSFDAVQEYVTQPILKVESSESIQEPASVFTISNMNYLHLFSIIFCLFILGRGYRLWLGLCHLRSMIYEAIPYRASGNLVIKVSQHCHIPFSVFLLNKAYIVLPVSLFSSAKNVQIAIAHEGQHHRNGDCLWAYFIEILSIIFFVNPGVTRWRKVLCELQEFSCDEVLVGRPKISPYDYGHCLFEVVQTVSQCSLSTNRKIACTVGMALGKQNEDCTFIIRRISMLSSYPPQASRSLLGGIVFAGFSILAPICVAYSAAGSLTTKAKAVDTSHLDPKMQKIAMKEINAAVKRYNARSGVIAIADPKTGTIIAFAESSNSKNKSWVSRVFSPGSTIKPFIAAAALDAGVSSATKSYDCHSPYYVEGKKFTNYNPNVNSASLTEAIEKSINVCLIKVSQEAGAPLIRQKLTEFGFDADSWWQINQSDNLQLAMASLGENIPVTIESLTKSYAILANNGYSFNKTDTPVISETTTKSINQMLENAVVHGTGRFAVIPGIAVAGKTGTVIENNAKHLALFAGYVPADSPRYAMVVVIEEGYLNSKGGRLTSGGELAAPVFRNVVINSLK, encoded by the coding sequence ATGTTATTCATTGAAATTTTGTTAAGTATCCATTGCTTACTCTGGTTTAGTTCATGGATTATTGGAACGCGTTGGTTATTAAATCAACCCTCCTTTAAACTTAAGCTGGCGCGTTTTTTATTAGTAAGTTGCATTGTTTCTCCTTTAATTGTTCATTGTCTCAATCCTGCTCAAAAAATGGAGCGATTTAACTATGTATCATTTGATGCGGTGCAAGAATACGTGACGCAACCTATATTAAAGGTAGAGTCATCAGAGAGTATTCAAGAGCCAGCATCGGTTTTTACAATAAGCAACATGAATTATCTCCACCTTTTTTCGATAATATTTTGTTTGTTTATTTTGGGGCGGGGTTATCGCTTGTGGTTAGGTTTATGTCATTTAAGATCAATGATATACGAGGCAATACCTTATCGAGCATCCGGTAACCTGGTTATTAAAGTCTCTCAGCACTGCCATATTCCCTTTTCAGTATTTTTATTGAATAAAGCTTATATTGTATTGCCAGTATCTTTATTTTCTTCTGCTAAAAATGTACAGATTGCGATCGCTCATGAGGGACAGCATCATCGTAATGGAGATTGTTTATGGGCATATTTTATTGAGATCTTATCCATAATTTTCTTTGTAAATCCAGGTGTTACGCGATGGCGTAAGGTTTTATGCGAATTACAAGAATTTTCATGTGATGAAGTATTGGTTGGCCGCCCAAAAATTTCACCATATGACTATGGCCACTGTCTGTTTGAGGTAGTTCAGACAGTATCTCAATGTTCTTTGTCAACTAACCGAAAAATTGCATGCACGGTGGGTATGGCCTTGGGCAAACAAAACGAAGACTGTACTTTTATCATAAGGAGAATTTCAATGTTATCGTCTTATCCGCCCCAAGCATCTCGATCGCTATTAGGAGGAATAGTATTTGCAGGGTTTTCTATTTTAGCGCCTATATGTGTCGCTTATTCAGCAGCAGGCTCTTTGACCACTAAGGCAAAGGCAGTGGATACGTCTCATTTAGATCCTAAAATGCAAAAAATTGCAATGAAAGAAATTAATGCCGCTGTTAAACGATATAACGCTAGATCTGGCGTTATTGCAATAGCTGATCCTAAGACTGGCACTATCATTGCATTTGCTGAATCAAGCAATAGTAAAAATAAAAGTTGGGTATCTCGTGTTTTCTCACCCGGCTCGACTATAAAACCATTTATTGCAGCCGCAGCTCTTGATGCAGGAGTAAGTTCTGCAACAAAGAGTTACGATTGTCACTCACCTTATTATGTAGAAGGTAAAAAATTTACCAACTATAATCCCAATGTGAATTCTGCTTCGTTGACAGAGGCAATTGAGAAATCAATTAATGTTTGTCTTATCAAAGTTTCTCAAGAGGCAGGGGCACCACTAATCCGTCAAAAACTCACTGAATTTGGTTTTGATGCTGACAGTTGGTGGCAAATAAATCAAAGTGATAACTTACAATTAGCTATGGCGTCACTTGGTGAAAATATCCCCGTCACTATTGAATCGTTGACAAAATCCTATGCCATTCTTGCTAATAATGGATATTCATTTAATAAAACAGATACACCAGTGATTTCAGAAACGACCACAAAATCGATCAATCAAATGCTAGAAAATGCTGTTGTTCATGGTACAGGGAGATTTGCAGTGATTCCTGGTATTGCTGTGGCTGGAAAAACTGGAACCGTGATCGAAAATAATGCGAAACATCTTGCTTTGTTTGCGGGATATGTCCCTGCTGATTCCCCACGTTATGCCATGGTAGTTGTAATAGAGGAAGGATACTTAAATAGCAAAGGTGGGCGATTGACTTCTGGTGGGGAATTGGCGGCGCCTGTCTTTCGTAACGTCGTGATTAATAGTCTGAAATAG
- a CDS encoding BlaI/MecI/CopY family transcriptional regulator, which produces MSPKKGPQTFTQDRLLTEVELELMNIIWSLNKVTIKEVVSHLSKERPLAYTTVATVVKVLEQKGFLECQKNSYAHIFVPTVTKAEYESRCIEHMVTNVFDGEPVALVQRLLMAKKLQDNDLYAIKEALKQLITAEKQSEEQ; this is translated from the coding sequence ATGTCCCCAAAAAAAGGACCACAAACTTTTACTCAGGATCGTCTTCTTACCGAGGTAGAGCTTGAATTAATGAATATTATTTGGAGTCTGAATAAGGTAACAATTAAAGAAGTTGTGTCGCATTTATCTAAAGAAAGGCCTTTAGCATATACCACTGTAGCCACAGTAGTAAAAGTACTTGAGCAAAAAGGGTTTCTGGAATGCCAAAAAAACTCTTATGCCCATATTTTTGTCCCGACTGTAACAAAGGCTGAATATGAAAGTAGGTGTATTGAGCATATGGTTACTAATGTTTTTGATGGTGAGCCAGTAGCGCTTGTGCAGAGACTTTTGATGGCCAAGAAGTTACAAGACAATGATCTTTACGCCATAAAAGAAGCGCTGAAACAATTAATTACTGCCGAAAAACAATCAGAGGAGCAGTAA
- a CDS encoding adenylate/guanylate cyclase domain-containing protein, whose product MNNTLAIKNMKSKNFYKLLFQIYRDAGHTSSLKEILTMLIDVTSCVIGCERGTIFLNDPKTGELYSFIAQGDLNFEIRILNNSGLAGWSFTHNESLCIAHPELDERHNKNIDKITGFKTKSVLCVPLKSMEGKLLGVTQMLNKIDGEFSDSDVQMVEALTEHAAMAIQNKLTIEQIEESHKRDMHLLETISTVSTEINLSSLLEKIIDTITLALDAERATLFINDDKTGELYTETSIGLKKMEIRFPNHLGIAGSTFTTGKIINIPHAYVDLRFNPSFDKKTGFFTRSILSAPVRNKSGKIIGVTQVLNKKHGEFTEDNEYQLIAINSQISIAIENAKLFEEVQNIKNYNESILESMTSTVITLNEKNQIVTCNKAGMKLLHLSAPEELVLKDASFLFQDDKNNLIERIMAINSHDSQLNHDTLMDIELNILGTKITANINIVPLISANKERLGVIMIVEDISSEKRMKATMSRYMSSDLAEKLLQSNEFSLGGTNTFATILFSDIRDFTSISESLGAEETVKVLNKYFSLMVDCIHEESGILDKFIGDAIMAVFGNPFPHEDDPDRAVRAAIAMMKALNHFNQKRNKRGLVPIKHGIGINTDKVVAGNIGSDKRMDFTVIGDGVNLASRIEGLCKYYGVHILISEFTYQQLKSTYRTRQIDKVIVKGKVNPVSIYEIIDFHDKHSFPNQIDVLNHFNNGIEFYNEALWDKAILSFQNALMLYPEDKPSQLYIKRCKILKEHPPEPNWQGIWKMKNK is encoded by the coding sequence ATGAATAATACTCTGGCGATTAAAAATATGAAATCAAAAAATTTCTATAAATTGCTATTTCAAATTTATCGAGATGCCGGACATACCTCCAGTCTTAAAGAAATCTTAACCATGCTCATTGATGTGACTTCCTGCGTGATTGGTTGTGAACGAGGCACTATCTTTTTAAATGATCCAAAAACAGGCGAGCTGTATTCTTTTATAGCCCAAGGAGATCTGAATTTTGAAATACGAATCCTGAATAATTCAGGTTTAGCGGGTTGGTCGTTTACACACAATGAATCACTTTGTATCGCTCATCCTGAGCTTGATGAACGACATAATAAAAATATTGATAAAATTACAGGTTTTAAAACCAAAAGCGTTTTATGTGTCCCCTTAAAAAGTATGGAGGGCAAACTACTAGGCGTGACGCAAATGCTAAACAAGATTGATGGGGAGTTTAGTGATTCAGACGTGCAAATGGTCGAAGCTTTAACCGAGCATGCTGCTATGGCGATTCAAAATAAATTAACAATAGAACAAATTGAAGAGTCGCACAAACGAGATATGCATTTATTAGAAACCATATCAACTGTTTCTACAGAAATTAATCTTTCTTCGCTTCTAGAAAAAATAATTGACACCATAACCTTAGCTTTAGATGCCGAACGAGCTACCTTATTCATCAATGATGATAAAACAGGAGAATTATACACAGAAACGAGTATTGGTTTAAAAAAGATGGAAATTCGTTTTCCTAATCATTTAGGAATAGCAGGCTCCACATTTACAACCGGCAAAATAATCAACATCCCCCATGCTTATGTAGATCTTCGTTTTAACCCTTCTTTTGATAAGAAAACGGGTTTTTTCACACGCTCAATATTATCAGCCCCAGTTAGGAACAAAAGTGGAAAAATAATAGGTGTTACTCAGGTTTTAAATAAAAAACATGGGGAATTTACAGAGGATAATGAATATCAACTCATTGCTATCAACTCACAAATTTCAATTGCTATAGAAAACGCCAAGTTATTTGAAGAAGTTCAAAATATAAAAAATTACAATGAAAGTATCTTGGAAAGTATGACCAGTACCGTCATTACCCTCAATGAAAAGAATCAGATTGTAACTTGTAATAAAGCAGGGATGAAATTGTTACATTTATCTGCTCCTGAAGAGCTGGTTCTTAAGGATGCGTCCTTTCTTTTTCAGGATGATAAAAACAATTTGATTGAGCGAATTATGGCGATAAATAGCCATGACTCCCAATTAAATCATGATACTTTAATGGATATAGAATTGAATATTCTAGGAACCAAAATTACAGCTAATATCAACATAGTACCACTAATCAGCGCCAATAAAGAACGTTTGGGAGTGATTATGATCGTTGAGGACATCAGTTCAGAAAAACGTATGAAAGCAACGATGTCACGTTATATGAGTTCTGATTTAGCAGAAAAGCTACTGCAATCCAATGAGTTTTCTCTTGGTGGAACTAACACTTTTGCAACAATTCTTTTCTCAGATATAAGAGATTTTACCTCTATATCTGAATCACTTGGTGCGGAAGAAACTGTTAAGGTATTAAATAAATATTTTTCACTAATGGTCGATTGTATTCATGAAGAAAGCGGTATATTAGATAAATTTATTGGTGATGCCATCATGGCGGTTTTTGGTAATCCTTTTCCCCATGAAGATGATCCTGATCGCGCTGTTCGGGCTGCTATTGCGATGATGAAGGCATTGAATCATTTCAATCAAAAACGAAATAAAAGAGGGTTAGTACCGATTAAACATGGCATTGGTATTAATACGGATAAAGTTGTTGCAGGAAATATTGGCTCCGATAAGCGAATGGATTTTACCGTAATTGGTGATGGAGTTAATCTGGCTTCACGAATAGAAGGTTTATGCAAGTACTACGGCGTCCACATTTTAATCAGCGAATTCACATATCAACAATTAAAGTCTACCTATAGAACAAGACAGATTGATAAAGTTATTGTTAAGGGAAAAGTAAATCCTGTTTCAATTTATGAAATTATTGATTTTCACGATAAACACTCATTTCCAAATCAGATTGATGTTTTGAATCATTTCAACAATGGGATTGAATTTTATAATGAGGCCTTATGGGATAAGGCCATTTTATCATTTCAAAATGCTTTAATGTTATACCCTGAAGACAAACCATCCCAACTCTACATTAAGCGTTGTAAAATACTGAAGGAACATCCTCCTGAGCCGAACTGGCAAGGGATATGGAAAATGAAGAATAAATAG
- a CDS encoding nitroreductase family protein, whose amino-acid sequence MESPELIHRHKIDIMDAVYHRRAVRNYLSKKVDSEIIHQLLDAAVYAPSALHEESRGFVVIQNKALLDRISESAKQLTMNEKKKKIDLQEEHILQVVQQKEFNIFYNAPTLIVICSTFKGKFVSADCWLAAENLMLAALTYGLATCVIGFSVPALNLPEWKKELGIAKKMTAVVPIILGWPSGHTLPTSHRPPLILNWK is encoded by the coding sequence ATGGAAAGCCCCGAATTAATACATCGTCATAAAATTGATATCATGGATGCTGTGTATCACCGCAGAGCAGTACGTAACTATTTATCTAAGAAAGTAGATTCTGAAATTATCCATCAGCTTCTAGATGCAGCAGTATATGCCCCTTCAGCACTTCACGAAGAATCCCGAGGATTTGTAGTCATTCAAAATAAGGCATTATTAGATCGTATTTCAGAAAGTGCAAAGCAATTAACAATGAATGAAAAAAAGAAAAAAATAGACTTACAAGAAGAGCATATCTTGCAGGTAGTTCAACAAAAAGAATTCAATATCTTTTACAATGCACCTACTTTAATTGTTATATGCAGTACCTTTAAAGGGAAATTTGTTAGCGCTGACTGCTGGTTAGCTGCTGAAAATTTAATGCTTGCCGCTCTAACTTATGGTCTTGCTACATGTGTAATTGGTTTTTCAGTTCCAGCACTAAATTTGCCGGAATGGAAAAAAGAGCTGGGAATAGCTAAAAAAATGACTGCTGTAGTTCCAATTATTCTTGGTTGGCCATCAGGCCATACTTTACCTACTTCTCATAGGCCACCTCTAATTTTAAACTGGAAATAG
- a CDS encoding J domain-containing protein: MTDKFSYYLEDNNEVKNMDHFAALQMSEHSFNELGLDGLKSQWRKLAAEFHPDKNGDSQRAGIVFQRIQQAYEVLSDPIKRQQYLLNKRVDFNFDVNFVYSDIDILLTELSIKSNQLDELINRLDRLNRPTHSLDSRNVRILEAHDSLEQIALDLSKIYKGSFVTVDVINKQFHLFSRIEEQATTGGEFYALNLISKNDPILSQKRFDYMQKAAAKGHLVSLVHMTNAVFAGHFRPLEDSIKWGLNCLRYLEEVAIPKLERDEPASEALSHIKEELAALRERRNEVLPLVIPRETKAFDKLVTQVVEYRNRRGGVSSEEFKLDPNMIDLLEKNQPLPSIQLIHTEETVQSSPIDEHDLLVKIYDNFAEKVTELRHAPKKNQNALNAAEDLRIQLAEAIDTYEINKANSAMTKEQAKTVFVDISTSAINNAKHLLEKELGWGDYLTNLAKSFANVFINVANSASKSLGFQSQFTLFALAKAPFIPEVEKMQDDLSEQLSLR; the protein is encoded by the coding sequence ATGACAGATAAATTCAGTTACTACTTAGAAGATAATAATGAAGTGAAAAACATGGATCATTTTGCTGCTTTGCAAATGAGTGAACACTCTTTTAATGAATTGGGTTTGGACGGCTTAAAAAGCCAATGGAGAAAATTAGCTGCGGAGTTTCACCCAGATAAAAATGGCGACAGTCAGCGTGCTGGAATAGTATTTCAGAGAATACAGCAAGCTTATGAGGTTTTATCCGATCCTATTAAACGCCAACAATATTTATTGAATAAAAGAGTAGACTTTAATTTTGATGTCAATTTTGTTTATTCAGATATTGATATTTTGCTGACAGAACTCAGTATAAAAAGCAATCAACTAGATGAATTAATTAATCGATTAGATAGACTAAATAGACCAACACATTCTTTAGACTCCAGAAATGTACGTATTTTAGAAGCTCATGATAGTTTGGAACAAATTGCTCTGGACTTAAGTAAAATTTATAAAGGTTCTTTTGTAACTGTAGATGTTATCAACAAACAATTCCATTTATTTTCCCGAATTGAAGAACAAGCCACAACTGGAGGCGAGTTTTATGCGCTTAATTTAATTTCCAAGAATGATCCCATCCTTTCACAAAAAAGATTTGATTATATGCAAAAAGCTGCGGCAAAAGGCCACTTGGTGAGTTTGGTGCACATGACTAATGCAGTATTTGCCGGACATTTTAGACCCTTAGAAGACTCAATCAAGTGGGGATTGAATTGCTTACGTTATTTGGAGGAAGTAGCAATACCTAAACTTGAAAGGGATGAGCCAGCTTCAGAAGCATTGAGCCATATCAAAGAGGAATTAGCGGCTCTTAGAGAGCGACGCAATGAAGTTTTACCTTTAGTAATACCTAGAGAAACTAAGGCTTTTGATAAGTTGGTTACCCAAGTGGTTGAGTACAGAAATAGACGTGGAGGAGTAAGTTCTGAAGAGTTCAAGCTTGATCCGAATATGATTGATCTATTAGAAAAAAATCAACCACTGCCTTCAATTCAATTGATTCATACAGAAGAAACTGTGCAATCATCACCAATTGATGAACATGATTTATTAGTGAAAATCTATGACAATTTTGCAGAAAAAGTGACTGAATTGCGGCATGCTCCTAAAAAAAATCAGAATGCCTTAAATGCCGCTGAGGACTTGAGAATTCAGCTTGCTGAGGCAATTGATACTTATGAAATCAATAAAGCAAATTCAGCGATGACAAAAGAACAAGCAAAAACAGTATTTGTGGATATATCAACTAGTGCAATAAATAATGCCAAGCATTTATTAGAAAAAGAATTAGGATGGGGAGATTATCTAACCAATCTGGCAAAATCATTTGCCAATGTATTTATTAATGTTGCTAATTCGGCAAGTAAATCATTAGGTTTTCAATCCCAATTCACTCTTTTTGCACTCGCTAAAGCTCCTTTTATTCCTGAAGTAGAAAAAATGCAAGATGATTTGTCTGAACAATTGTCTCTAAGGTAA
- a CDS encoding 2OG-Fe(II) oxygenase: protein MVSNIRNELTDLILKRLNETKEHLKQQFFLEHHIKVARHFVLDNLLPTELAESIYASFPQSNDMRSLSISGKLKLKYSHLRDVPSILQDINFAMQDPKIVAVIEDITEIKNQIPDPSPYAGGISTLLKGYYINPHLDLSHDVDSKYYRTVNVLYYVSPNWQVEYGGNYELWDCAIKNRIVVPNFFNRMLVMETNRSSWHAVNTVTSDEPRCCVFNYFFLSNLQKVKIIFSRGFHIELVPNKKFVVE, encoded by the coding sequence ATGGTAAGCAATATAAGAAATGAATTAACCGATCTGATTTTAAAAAGATTAAATGAAACTAAGGAGCATCTAAAACAACAATTTTTTCTTGAGCATCATATAAAAGTTGCCCGACATTTTGTTCTTGATAATCTACTTCCAACGGAACTTGCTGAGTCAATATACGCTAGTTTCCCTCAGTCAAATGACATGCGTTCATTAAGTATTTCTGGAAAATTAAAGTTGAAATACAGCCACTTGAGGGATGTTCCCAGCATACTGCAAGATATAAACTTTGCCATGCAAGATCCAAAAATTGTTGCAGTCATTGAAGATATAACCGAAATTAAAAACCAAATCCCTGATCCTTCACCCTATGCTGGTGGAATTAGCACACTGCTCAAAGGATATTACATCAATCCTCATTTGGATCTTTCACATGATGTGGACAGCAAATACTATCGAACGGTGAATGTCCTTTATTATGTATCTCCTAATTGGCAAGTAGAATATGGTGGAAATTATGAATTATGGGACTGTGCTATCAAAAATCGTATTGTTGTCCCTAATTTTTTTAATCGAATGCTTGTTATGGAAACAAATCGATCATCTTGGCATGCTGTGAATACAGTGACGAGCGATGAACCTCGATGTTGTGTGTTTAACTATTTTTTTCTGAGCAATCTCCAGAAGGTGAAGATTATTTTTTCAAGGGGATTTCATATAGAGCTCGTCCCGAACAAAAAGTTCGTCGTGGAATAG
- a CDS encoding NCS2 family permease, translated as MERLKSYFLQNTTLKTEIIAGITTFLTMVYIAFINPAILHDAGMDQGAVFTATCLITAFACLLTGIIANTPIGIAPGMALNVFFSYTVVKGMGIHWEHALAIVFLSGVLFIFVSLTSLRRLLIEAIPYNLQIAILIGISLLIALITLKNNQIIITDPHHLMHLGEMNRPESGLFFLGFLLILTLDYFQIPGAIIIGILSITTLSLLTGLSTWEGLMSMPPSISPTFLKLDFSGLNTIVAMKAMFTFFLIAVFDATGTLIGLLNPTLFKQQKNYAKRLSNCLTADAMASAMAGLLGSASTSPYIESAAGIEAGGRGGLTAIIIGIGFILMLFFSPLAKMIPNFAVGPALLYVACCMMKHLTDMKLPDISETAPCMITIMMIPFTASIADGIGGGIILYTLLKLLTRQKINFLLFILSLVFIIFFLIS; from the coding sequence ATGGAGCGGTTAAAGTCCTATTTTCTTCAAAATACAACACTTAAAACTGAAATCATCGCTGGCATCACTACTTTTTTAACAATGGTGTATATAGCATTTATTAACCCTGCAATTCTCCATGATGCCGGTATGGACCAAGGTGCCGTGTTCACCGCTACTTGTCTTATCACTGCGTTTGCATGTTTACTCACAGGAATAATCGCTAATACCCCCATTGGTATTGCTCCGGGTATGGCATTAAATGTCTTTTTCTCTTATACAGTAGTAAAAGGAATGGGGATACACTGGGAGCATGCATTAGCCATTGTTTTTCTTTCGGGGGTCTTATTTATTTTCGTATCACTTACAAGCCTAAGACGCCTGCTTATAGAAGCGATTCCCTATAATTTACAAATTGCTATCTTAATTGGCATTAGTTTATTAATCGCCCTTATTACCCTAAAAAACAACCAAATCATTATCACTGATCCACATCATTTGATGCATCTTGGTGAAATGAATCGCCCTGAAAGCGGATTATTTTTTTTGGGATTTTTGCTTATACTCACCTTAGACTATTTTCAGATACCAGGTGCTATCATTATTGGTATTCTTAGTATTACAACTTTAAGTTTATTAACAGGATTATCAACCTGGGAAGGATTAATGTCCATGCCTCCTTCGATATCACCCACATTTTTAAAACTCGATTTTTCTGGACTAAACACTATTGTAGCAATGAAGGCGATGTTTACCTTTTTTCTAATTGCTGTATTTGATGCCACAGGAACTTTAATTGGTTTATTAAATCCTACTTTATTTAAACAACAAAAAAACTATGCCAAACGTTTGAGTAATTGTTTAACTGCTGATGCAATGGCCTCTGCAATGGCTGGATTATTAGGTTCCGCAAGTACTTCTCCGTATATCGAATCTGCAGCAGGAATAGAAGCAGGTGGACGTGGCGGTTTAACAGCCATCATCATTGGAATTGGTTTTATTCTCATGCTATTTTTTTCCCCTTTAGCGAAGATGATCCCTAATTTTGCTGTGGGCCCTGCACTCTTATACGTAGCTTGTTGTATGATGAAACATTTAACTGATATGAAGTTGCCAGATATTAGCGAGACAGCTCCTTGTATGATTACTATCATGATGATTCCATTTACTGCATCCATAGCTGATGGAATTGGTGGAGGTATTATTCTTTATACTCTATTAAAATTGTTAACTCGACAAAAAATTAATTTTTTACTTTTTATATTAAGTCTTGTTTTCATCATTTTTTTTCTTATCAGTTAG